ATCTCCGTGACCACCGGTAGGACCGTGCCGAAGTACGGCACCCGCGCGACCATACCCAGGGAGAACAGGGCGTGCCCGACGACGTTGTCGGGCAATCTGCGGCGCAGGGCATAGGTGGGACTCGACGTCCGGATGTCGCTCATGGGCCCAGATCTTACTACTCGGTAAGTTGGTGGGTTCTCCGAGCCGCGCAGGTCCCGGCCGCCCGGATTTGAATAGTGACCCCGACCTGGTGCATACTTGTCGGGTTGCCTTGAGCGGCGGACGCGGGTTTCTTTGCGGCCTCCATCAGGTGAATGACTCCCAGGCCCCGGATTTCCGGGACCGGGCGTGTAACGCGTGCCCTGATTCAGTGGTACGGCCACGACACGCCCGACCGCGGGTGCCGGAGCACAACCGGTTCGTCCACAGTGGCGAACTTACGTACAACGATAGATGAACAGCGTCGATCCCCGTATCTCACACGGGTGGTCATGTGCCCACCGGCAATCTGAGCCGGCCTTCCCCTCGCGGGATGAAACGGTCACGCGGTGTTTGTCTGTCGAGAACAACTGACGGAAGAGGACACAGCGTGGCGGGACAGAAGATCCGCATCAGGCTCAAGGCCTACGACCACGAGGCGATCGACGCTTCGGCGCGCAAGATCGTGGAAACCGTGACCCGTACCGGGGCACGCGTGGTCGGCCCGGTGCCGTTGCCCACCGAGAAGAACGTGTATTGCGTCATCCGTTCGCCGCACAAGTACAAGGACAGCCGCGAACACTTCGAGATGCGCACACACAAGCGACTCATCGACATCCTCGACCCGACGCCGAAGACGGTGGATGCGCTGATGCGTATCGACCTGCCGGCCAGCGTCGACGTCAACATCCAGTAGGCGGGGGGCGAGAGCAGATATGACTACGCAGAGTGCGACCAGCAATCAAAGTGCCACACGGGGAATTCTGGGCACCAAGCTCGGCATGACCCAGGTCTTCGACGAGAACAACCGTGTCGTTCCGGTGACGGTGATCCAGGCCGGACCGAACGTCATCACCCAGCTCCGTACCGCGGACCGCGACGGCTACACCGCCGTCCAGCTCGCCTACGGCGCGATCGACCCCCGCAAGGTCACCAAGCCGGTGGCGGGTCAGTATGCCAAGGCCGGTGTCACGCCGCGCCGCCATCTCGCCGAGATCCGCGTCGCGGACGTCTCGGAGCTCGAGATCGGCCAGGAACTGACGGCGGAGATCTTCGCCGACGGCACCAAGGTCGACGTGACGGGTACCTCCAAGGGCCGCGGATTCGCCGGCGTCATGAAGCGCCACGGCTTCTCCGG
This sequence is a window from Gordonia insulae. Protein-coding genes within it:
- the rpsJ gene encoding 30S ribosomal protein S10, whose protein sequence is MAGQKIRIRLKAYDHEAIDASARKIVETVTRTGARVVGPVPLPTEKNVYCVIRSPHKYKDSREHFEMRTHKRLIDILDPTPKTVDALMRIDLPASVDVNIQ
- the rplC gene encoding 50S ribosomal protein L3; the encoded protein is MTTQSATSNQSATRGILGTKLGMTQVFDENNRVVPVTVIQAGPNVITQLRTADRDGYTAVQLAYGAIDPRKVTKPVAGQYAKAGVTPRRHLAEIRVADVSELEIGQELTAEIFADGTKVDVTGTSKGRGFAGVMKRHGFSGLGASHGAHRVHRAPGSIGGCATPGRVFKGMRMAGRMGNDTVTTQNLTVHKVDAEAGLLLIKGAIPGRKGGIVVIRDAVKGGAK